From Clarias gariepinus isolate MV-2021 ecotype Netherlands chromosome 2, CGAR_prim_01v2, whole genome shotgun sequence, one genomic window encodes:
- the LOC128541686 gene encoding uncharacterized protein LOC128541686 isoform X3: protein MAEVLHFSTLQLLFADNVTKYFNAEEPAGPGLYWITDLIIYCVCVVSVLMNIILMCTFCCKVQRKSVSSYSSCSNTTDSSEKKENINYASIKHNRRFRAKDKRSTVSDLDSVAYAAIASEPKRN from the exons ATGGCTGAGGTTTTGCATTTCTCTACTCTACAGCTGCTGTTCG CAGATAACGTTACAAAGTATTTTAATGCCGAGGAGCCTGCAGGTCCTGGATTATACTGGATTACGGACCTCatcatatactgtgtgtgtgtggtttcggTCCTTATGAACATCATCCTCATGTGTACATTCTGCTGCAAAGTGCAAA GGAAGTCTGTGTCATCATATAGCAGCTGTAGTAACACCACAGACTCTTCTGAAAAG AAAGAGAACATTAATTATGCCAGCATCAAGCACAATAGAAGGTTCAGAGCAAAGGATAAGAGAAGCACGGTGTCGGATTTGGACAGTGTCGCCTATGCAGCAATCGCATCAGAACCCAAAAGAAACTAA
- the LOC128541686 gene encoding uncharacterized protein LOC128541686 isoform X1: MAEVLHFSTLQLLFGSFVLSLLQIISDDCKYVHPGENITLHCNITNYSNIFWYRLRSEELEQLISAGRTKLDKHFYVDYNVDESHFDATESNSSVSLVIIAVRETDLAVYFCGARNDTTHTQFGKVIRLNVTADNVTKYFNAEEPAGPGLYWITDLIIYCVCVVSVLMNIILMCTFCCKVQRKSVSSYSSCSNTTDSSEKKENINYASIKHNRRFRAKDKRSTVSDLDSVAYAAIASEPKRN, from the exons ATGGCTGAGGTTTTGCATTTCTCTACTCTACAGCTGCTGTTCG GTTCTTTTGTATTAAGCCTCCTTCAGATCATTTCAGATGATTGTAAATATGTTCATCCTGGAGAGAACATCACGCTGCACTGTAACATCACTAATTATTCAAATATATTTTGGTATCGACTGAGATCTGAGGAACTGGAACAACTCATCTCAGCTGGAAGAACAAAACTTGACAAACACTTTTATGTAGATTATAATGTAGACGAGAGTCACTTTGATGCAACAGAAAGTAACAGTTCAGTCAGTTTAGTGATTATTGCAGTTAGAGAGACAGATCTGGCGGTTTATTTCTGTGGAGCTCGAAATGACACGACACACACTCAGTTTGGGAAAGTCATCAGACTTAATGTTACAG CAGATAACGTTACAAAGTATTTTAATGCCGAGGAGCCTGCAGGTCCTGGATTATACTGGATTACGGACCTCatcatatactgtgtgtgtgtggtttcggTCCTTATGAACATCATCCTCATGTGTACATTCTGCTGCAAAGTGCAAA GGAAGTCTGTGTCATCATATAGCAGCTGTAGTAACACCACAGACTCTTCTGAAAAG AAAGAGAACATTAATTATGCCAGCATCAAGCACAATAGAAGGTTCAGAGCAAAGGATAAGAGAAGCACGGTGTCGGATTTGGACAGTGTCGCCTATGCAGCAATCGCATCAGAACCCAAAAGAAACTAA
- the LOC128541686 gene encoding uncharacterized protein LOC128541686 isoform X2 translates to MAEVLHFSTLQLLFGSFVLSLLQIISDDCKYVHPGENITLHCNITNYSNIFWYRLRSEELEQLISAGRTKLDKHFYVDYNVDESHFDATESNSSVSLVIIAVRETDLAVYFCGARNDTTHTQFGKVIRLNVTDNVTKYFNAEEPAGPGLYWITDLIIYCVCVVSVLMNIILMCTFCCKVQRKSVSSYSSCSNTTDSSEKKENINYASIKHNRRFRAKDKRSTVSDLDSVAYAAIASEPKRN, encoded by the exons ATGGCTGAGGTTTTGCATTTCTCTACTCTACAGCTGCTGTTCG GTTCTTTTGTATTAAGCCTCCTTCAGATCATTTCAGATGATTGTAAATATGTTCATCCTGGAGAGAACATCACGCTGCACTGTAACATCACTAATTATTCAAATATATTTTGGTATCGACTGAGATCTGAGGAACTGGAACAACTCATCTCAGCTGGAAGAACAAAACTTGACAAACACTTTTATGTAGATTATAATGTAGACGAGAGTCACTTTGATGCAACAGAAAGTAACAGTTCAGTCAGTTTAGTGATTATTGCAGTTAGAGAGACAGATCTGGCGGTTTATTTCTGTGGAGCTCGAAATGACACGACACACACTCAGTTTGGGAAAGTCATCAGACTTAATGTTACAG ATAACGTTACAAAGTATTTTAATGCCGAGGAGCCTGCAGGTCCTGGATTATACTGGATTACGGACCTCatcatatactgtgtgtgtgtggtttcggTCCTTATGAACATCATCCTCATGTGTACATTCTGCTGCAAAGTGCAAA GGAAGTCTGTGTCATCATATAGCAGCTGTAGTAACACCACAGACTCTTCTGAAAAG AAAGAGAACATTAATTATGCCAGCATCAAGCACAATAGAAGGTTCAGAGCAAAGGATAAGAGAAGCACGGTGTCGGATTTGGACAGTGTCGCCTATGCAGCAATCGCATCAGAACCCAAAAGAAACTAA
- the LOC128512950 gene encoding uncharacterized protein LOC128512950 — translation MLEREYLTSDFTENLYTHSSRRYQDIMTSFISLYIVLSTVCVNLLSAVPEFNVSGPVGSTAVLPCQLTSGDINILYIRWEIKVKTQYQTVFERVGEESTQDKGYEGRVDVPVEELRKGNCSLVLRDLRLNDTEIYTSYLLVTNTKRGLPLIKEEISHVHLTVHERTDKHSGSSGDTLLVDPHCARLDDTWWFCLVVSEEEK, via the exons ATGCTGGAGCGCGAATATCTAACGTCCGACTTCACCGAG aatttgtacacacactcctccagaCGTTATCAGGACATCATGACCTCCTTTATTTCCCTTTACATCGTAttgagtactgtatgtgtga ACCTCCTCTCTGCAGTGCCTGAGTTCAATGTATCTGGCCCAGTGGGTTCCACAGCTGTGCTGCCGTGTCAACTGACGAGTGGAgacattaacatactgtatattagatggGAAATTAAAGTCAAGACTCAATACCAGACTGTGTTTGAGCGAGTGGGGGAGGAGTCCACTCAGGATAAGGGATATGAGGGTCGTGTGGACGTTCCTGTGGAGGAGCTGCGTAAGGGGAACTGTTCACTGGTGTTGAGAGATCTGAGACTGAATGATACAGAAATCTACACCAGCTACCTGTTAGTGACAAACACCAAGAGAGGTCTCCCTCTCATAAAAGAAGAAATCAGCCATGTTCATCTCACAGTCCatg AGAGAACAGATAAACACTCAGGTTCCTCAG GTGACACGTTATTGGTGGATCCTCATTGTGCCCGGCTTGATGATACTTGGTGGTTTTGTTTGGTGGTTTCTGAAGAGGAGAAATGA